The DNA window CTGTAATTAAGAAATCTGTCGTCAGCCGATTCAGAGTCCCCTGATACTGAGCTTGATAAAGATGGTGATGTCCTACCAGAATTTTCACCTGAACTAGGTGCTAAAGGCTCTGCGCAATTCTCTCTGGCATCATAATCCTCATTATTATTGCAGCCGCAACCGCTTTGGCACTGATCACCGTCGTGCGATTCAATCATGTCATCCTCTTCAAAGTCACCATAAGATGATTCAGATTTTATGATCGAGTCTCCATGTGTTAAGCTTGCGATGTCTGGATGTTCAGTTGATAGACACCCCTGCGTTTGTCATTTAGAGATGCACTACTGGTTTCATTAACTTTGCACTTACCTTGCCGAGATTTCGACTTCTACACAAGAGTTGAGCGTCATGCAGATCCCTCATCAGGGCATTTCTTTCCATTGAGTGATACTCGCGTTGAAGATGACATTCGGATTGCAGCTCTCGGTTTTCTTTGCGTAAGTAAAACATTTCGCTCAAAATTTGGTGCTGCTTCTCAACTATAGTAGTCACCAACTGCTCCAGGTTTTCAATTGTAACTTCGTATTCCCGTAACTTTTTCTTTAGGAGCCAGTTTTCTGCACGACAGTCGGATAGATCTGAGGCCGAGAACCTAACCTTAGAAGCATTATGCTCCGATGATTCTTTATCCACCCTAAGAAAAGTCCAGGGTAACCACAGATCAATTAGTTAAATTATCGCTTACTCGTTGAAAACGGTCATGTCGTCACTTGCAGGCAAAGGAAACGCTACTAGGTCTCTGCTAGCAATGTCCCCAAGATCATGGAATTGGCATATACAGGACATTATAAATTTGAAAGTATTTTACAGCATTAATTGCACATGACTTCCCACACAAAAGTGACTAGTTTCTCGATAaacttatatacatacatacatatgtaaattcCTTAATTGTCATATTGCAAAAAGCCGTGTTTTTCTGGAAAATAACTTTGATGGAAATACTTCTCTCAAATCAGACTATTAAACTAAACTGTCCGAACAGATAAGGGTGTCTGGGTAGCCCACTTTCTTGTAAATATTTCACTTTACAGACTGAACCCATCTTCCGCTCGCTGCATCCCCTTAGCCAGTGGACACTTTACGACTTGACATTTTCACACTTTGTTGGCAACGTTTTGGAAGCTTCCTACACATTCCTCCCTGTGGGGCATGGCAACTGACTTTTGGGTCGTCCTTGTTACCGCGTCAAAGTCAGCGTCGATGCAGGCTTCATGGACTTTCATCCGCCTGGGATCCGGGTGCAAGTGTGTGGCTTCAGCTGAATAGGAAGTGAGACACTCCTTTTTTGTGTGCGTCGGTGGATTGAAGTGCAAAATTGGTTTAAGTGTTTGCTAAATTGGCAGCAAAATGGCTTTTTCAATTTATACTCAACGTTTATGTGCAtactggcaaatggaaaaagcTGTCCAAAAAGTTAAGCAAGAAAAACTAAGCATTTTTCCCGTATTTTTTGGCAGCGGGTGCCGCCTAGCTATGTAATTGATATTTCCCCGTTTGTTGACTTCTGCTTTGCTTTGGGAAGTCCTTTTGGTCACCATAACGCACCCATAAATAAACACACATCCAGATACGAGCACATATAACTCGCACAGGTCGTTTCACACGCTTACTATCAACGCTAAACGTTTTCCCCATAACTGTGTTTTCTTTGCACACATCACTTACAGTAGAGATAATCATGGCTTACACCCAAGTAACTATTGCGaagcacatacatatactagTGCTCGTATTTTATGGTCTATTTGTACCGTCTTAGGGTCGGAAGACAGGCCAGTTAAGGTCGTATCGTAATCGTGATACCTAAACAATGCCAAATTACATACCAGAAGGCGCTACGCAGACCATGTTAACATAAATATCATGTGCCTCCTCTGTTTAAGAAGATCCTGCGACTCAGCTCGCCCTTGAGGCATGGCCAATCTCTAAACGTTCAACCTTAAAATAGGGAACGCATGCAAGCGTTCATTTAAAAAGGCATAAGTCATACGTGGCTAATAAATTGATTTGCTAGAGTGGATTAGAGTTCATTGCTATGACATATACAGGATGTTCTAGCTGTGCTGCCAAGCACTGATCTTCGCTGTTGGTAGTCTTTAGGGGAAAGTAAGCTGGTCCTCGTTGGAGGCCCCTGTTAGTGCAACACAAAGCGAGCTGTTCATAAGTTTAACTATGTGAGCATTTGGGGGAAAAGTGTTCTGCTCTCTGTAAGAGCAATGAATTGAAACCCCAAAACGATTGGTGGACTCCTTCCAGGCTCAGTCGCACTTCGTACTAAGACTTTGGCtataaaaaaacttttaaaatgcCAGTTTGAAGTCTATTATTTGCTGGACACGAGCATATATTGATTGCATCGCAGACGTCTTGGTCGGCCACAAGATGCAGGAAAGCAAATTGCTTCAACAAATACTCGTACTCCCAAAAAGGGGCTGGAGATGTGGAGGATGATGTTAATGGGGTGAGGTGGGTTGCGGTGTACCAAATCACATGGTAATCGGTGGACTACGAAACTGAaaccagaaataaaaatgcaatcgGAGCCAAGTTTGGGAAAGAGGTGTTCCAAACTCGTTTGCAGGCGCAAAGTGCAGATCCCCTGTGAGGGTCTGCAGCGAGTCTTCGTTGTCTTGGCGGCTTCGTGTAGTGCAGCATTTAGCGTCTTGATCGGTTTATCACCGATTAATTAGAGTTTGATAAATACGCGCACGCCGTGAGTTTATAAATCATAGTAGCAGAGCCAATGCGGCGAAGTGGCACAGACCCAAGACTTAAGAAGCTAGTCCTATAAGATCCatggaaaatttgcatatacaAAGTCCCGCATCAAAGAGTAGCAGTTATTTGTAGAGCAAAGCATGTTTTACTTTGGCGTGgtttcctttttgatttttcgcCGCATTTAGcatttccttttgttttgtgctgtcGCTGCTTTTGACGTGGCCATACaagcataatttaaaacaaaatcaagTAGGC is part of the Drosophila yakuba strain Tai18E2 chromosome 2R, Prin_Dyak_Tai18E2_2.1, whole genome shotgun sequence genome and encodes:
- the LOC6532168 gene encoding uncharacterized protein LOC6532168 produces the protein MSCICQFHDLGDIASRDLVAFPLPASDDMTVFNEVDKESSEHNASKVRFSASDLSDCRAENWLLKKKLREYEVTIENLEQLVTTIVEKQHQILSEMFYLRKENRELQSECHLQREYHSMERNALMRDLHDAQLLCRSRNLGKGCLSTEHPDIASLTHGDSIIKSESSYGDFEEDDMIESHDGDQCQSGCGCNNNEDYDARENCAEPLAPSSGENSGRTSPSLSSSVSGDSESADDRFLNYRSINQSLISGSDSD